In the genome of Segatella copri, one region contains:
- a CDS encoding glycogen/starch synthase, with translation MAKKVLFINQEIDPYVAETHMSIMGRELPQKMQEAGFEIRTFMPKWGTINERRGQLHEVIRLSGMNLIIDDTDHPLIIKVASIPTTRQQIYFIDNEDYFNRRQMAADEQGVEYADNGERAIFFARGVLETVKKLRWQPDVIVCQGWVSAVVPFYIKTAYAEEPSFANSKVILSLYTNELKAELGTNFKQCVDYRDAKAELLADYKENFDFTELGKMAIDYSDGVIQGEDGAGVKLLEYAGEKNKPVLNYPGDDFADAYKTFINEVFPDEE, from the coding sequence ATGGCAAAGAAAGTATTATTTATCAATCAGGAGATCGACCCATACGTAGCCGAGACCCACATGTCCATCATGGGACGCGAATTACCTCAGAAGATGCAGGAAGCAGGTTTTGAGATTCGCACCTTTATGCCTAAATGGGGCACCATCAACGAGCGTCGCGGCCAGCTGCACGAGGTTATTCGCCTGTCTGGTATGAACCTCATCATTGATGATACAGACCATCCGCTGATCATCAAGGTAGCATCTATACCAACAACACGACAGCAGATTTATTTCATCGACAACGAAGATTACTTCAACCGCCGACAGATGGCAGCCGATGAACAGGGAGTGGAATATGCAGACAACGGCGAGAGAGCCATCTTCTTCGCACGTGGCGTTTTGGAAACAGTGAAGAAGCTTCGCTGGCAGCCAGATGTCATCGTATGCCAGGGATGGGTGAGCGCCGTGGTGCCTTTCTATATCAAGACCGCATACGCTGAAGAGCCTTCATTCGCAAACTCGAAGGTAATCCTCTCACTCTATACCAACGAGCTGAAGGCCGAACTGGGAACCAACTTCAAGCAGTGCGTGGACTATCGCGATGCCAAGGCAGAACTGCTCGCCGACTACAAGGAGAATTTCGACTTCACGGAGCTGGGCAAGATGGCCATCGATTATAGCGACGGTGTCATCCAGGGTGAAGACGGTGCAGGCGTCAAACTCCTCGAATATGCCGGGGAAAAGAACAAGCCTGTGCTCAACTATCCAGGTGATGACTTTGCAGATGCCTACAAGACATTCATCAACGAGGTGTTCCCGGATGAGGAATAA
- a CDS encoding DUF4270 domain-containing protein, which translates to MKILRLFTALFIAAMAITACDDTTDNIGSSVTNEVDNLSIQQKVFNVTSRSVVSGPVLSRNNTGMIGMVKDPETGTYVTGDYMTQFGVLSSFSLDTLEYIRNAHNGNIEADSCFLLVSYKTIYGDSLAPMKVTAYEMSKPMTEDEEYYSDYDAFKGGWVSEDNYHASATYNLSEGSTMAFRIYLNGPYKARDGKTYKNYGTYIMNTYVEHPEYFKSNYRFLNNVCPGFYIKNTGGIGNVANIWNTELQLYWKIQKTVKDSHGNDSIVSGYTYNRFDGTEEVLQLNKITNDTKTLETLASNEECTFIKSPAGIFTEVTLPVEDIIKGHEKDTLNTASISFPRMNNVEDSKYQFSAPSTILMVEADSLNAFFEQSKLTDNRSSYTASYSASTSRKNAYTFYNISNLVTKMHNAKLEGEKKNANWVNEHPNWNKVMLVPVTLKTSTINNSTVVTKINHDMSLSSTRLIKATDDANKDYTLDKSGNKVAAGPVQIKVIYSRFKE; encoded by the coding sequence ATGAAGATTTTAAGACTATTTACAGCGTTATTCATCGCAGCCATGGCTATCACCGCCTGCGATGACACGACTGACAACATCGGTTCGTCCGTCACCAACGAGGTGGACAACCTCTCTATCCAGCAGAAGGTGTTCAACGTAACATCCCGCTCGGTAGTCTCAGGACCGGTTTTGAGCCGAAACAATACGGGTATGATAGGCATGGTGAAAGACCCAGAGACGGGGACCTACGTCACCGGCGACTATATGACCCAGTTTGGCGTGTTGTCATCGTTCTCTCTCGACACACTGGAGTATATCCGCAATGCACACAATGGAAACATCGAGGCAGACTCCTGCTTCCTGCTGGTTTCCTACAAAACCATCTACGGCGATTCGCTGGCACCCATGAAGGTGACGGCATACGAGATGAGCAAGCCGATGACGGAAGACGAGGAATATTACTCCGACTATGATGCCTTCAAGGGCGGATGGGTTAGCGAGGACAACTACCACGCCAGCGCCACCTACAACCTGAGCGAGGGCTCTACCATGGCGTTCAGAATCTATCTCAACGGGCCTTACAAGGCAAGAGACGGAAAGACCTACAAGAACTACGGTACCTACATCATGAACACCTACGTGGAGCATCCGGAGTACTTCAAGTCTAACTACCGCTTCCTCAACAACGTATGCCCTGGATTCTACATCAAGAACACCGGCGGTATCGGAAACGTGGCCAACATCTGGAACACCGAGCTGCAGCTCTACTGGAAGATTCAGAAGACCGTGAAGGATTCTCATGGCAACGACAGCATTGTTTCGGGCTACACCTACAACCGCTTCGACGGAACCGAGGAGGTGCTTCAGCTCAACAAGATTACCAACGATACCAAGACATTGGAGACGCTGGCCAGCAACGAGGAGTGTACCTTCATCAAGTCGCCTGCCGGAATCTTCACCGAGGTAACGCTGCCAGTGGAAGACATCATCAAGGGTCACGAGAAGGATACGCTCAACACAGCCTCTATCTCATTCCCTAGAATGAATAATGTAGAAGACAGCAAGTATCAGTTCAGCGCTCCTTCCACCATTCTGATGGTAGAGGCTGATAGCCTGAATGCCTTCTTCGAGCAGAGCAAGCTCACGGACAACCGTTCTTCGTATACGGCATCCTACAGTGCCTCTACAAGCAGGAAGAACGCTTATACCTTCTATAATATCAGTAACCTGGTTACGAAGATGCATAATGCCAAGCTGGAGGGCGAGAAGAAGAATGCCAACTGGGTGAACGAGCATCCTAACTGGAACAAGGTGATGCTGGTGCCAGTGACGCTGAAGACGAGCACCATCAACAACTCTACGGTGGTTACCAAGATCAACCACGATATGTCGCTCTCTTCTACCCGTCTCATCAAGGCTACGGATGATGCCAACAAGGATTACACCCTGGATAAGAGTGGAAACAAGGTAGCAGCGGGCCCAGTGCAGATCAAGGTGATTTACAGCCGATTCAAGGAATAA
- a CDS encoding ATP-dependent helicase, with translation MDLLKDLNEAQQQAVSYIDGPSLVIAGAGSGKTRVLTYKIAYLLQQGMKPWSIMALTFTNKAAREMKERIGKLVGNDLAQHLYMGTFHSIFSRILRAEAEHIGFNSNFTIYDESDSRSLIKAIVKEKGLDEKTYKPAAVHAKISKAKNNLMSAEAYDADADIFMQNKRSNMEKMGEVYREYVQRCKQANAMDFDDLLVLTFQLFRDHEEVRRKYAERFDFILVDEYQDTNHVQMSIVMQLCREKLRVCAVGDDSQSIYSFRGANIDNILNFQHQLPGTRLFKLEQNYRSTQTIVEAANSLIRRNRNQIPKEVFSRNAEGEKIQYKPAYSDKEEALIVAKDIKRIKRQDDCGYDDFAILYRTNAQSRSFEEEFRKQGIPYRIYGGLSFYQRKEIKDIIAYFRLVANPDDEEAIKRIINYPARGIGATTVAKVAACAHENQVSIWEVIGEAAHYGLNVNKGTLTKLENFRLLISSFIDRSHTLDVYALGDAIIKEARISEDIMQGKDADDLARQENLEEFLSGMQTFVAERQEEGRMDETFLTDFLQDVALLTDADSDGEKDEPRVSLMTVHAAKGLEFATVFVVGLEENIFPSPIAATTMRELEEERRLLYVAITRAEKHCILTNAQNRFRYGKMEFDNPSRFIEEIDPELIEEEGMKSRSSFGGYGRRSSYGSDRSSYGSDRSSGRDSYGSDGGYGGRMPWDSKSVSSQFKADPKPSYTSPKPKPTASSASFSSSLKPASAASSSSSLKPASSSSSSLREGCKIEHQRFGIGEVLKLEGSGENAKATVAFTHAGTKQLLLKFAKYTIIE, from the coding sequence ATGGATTTACTGAAAGACTTGAACGAAGCGCAGCAACAGGCTGTGAGTTATATAGATGGACCTTCGCTGGTGATAGCCGGTGCAGGTTCCGGAAAGACGCGTGTGCTTACTTATAAGATTGCCTATCTGCTGCAGCAGGGTATGAAGCCCTGGAGCATTATGGCACTCACCTTTACCAACAAGGCAGCCCGCGAGATGAAGGAGCGTATCGGAAAACTGGTGGGCAACGACCTGGCTCAGCATCTCTACATGGGCACCTTCCACAGCATCTTCTCCCGCATCCTGCGTGCCGAGGCGGAGCATATCGGATTCAACAGCAATTTTACCATCTATGATGAATCCGACTCCCGTTCGCTCATCAAGGCGATTGTGAAGGAGAAGGGGCTGGACGAGAAAACCTACAAGCCCGCTGCCGTGCACGCCAAGATTTCGAAGGCGAAGAACAACCTGATGAGTGCTGAGGCATACGATGCCGATGCCGACATCTTTATGCAGAACAAGCGCAGCAACATGGAGAAGATGGGTGAGGTGTACAGGGAGTATGTGCAGCGATGCAAGCAGGCGAACGCCATGGATTTCGACGACCTGCTGGTGCTTACCTTCCAGCTTTTCAGAGACCATGAGGAGGTGAGACGCAAGTATGCCGAGAGGTTTGACTTTATCCTGGTGGATGAGTATCAGGATACCAACCATGTGCAGATGTCGATCGTGATGCAGCTGTGCAGGGAGAAGTTGCGCGTGTGTGCCGTGGGCGATGACTCGCAGAGCATCTACAGTTTCCGTGGTGCCAACATCGACAATATCCTCAACTTCCAGCATCAGTTGCCGGGTACCCGTCTCTTCAAGCTGGAGCAGAACTACCGCAGTACGCAGACCATCGTGGAGGCGGCAAACAGTCTGATTCGCCGCAACCGCAACCAGATTCCCAAGGAGGTGTTCAGCCGGAATGCCGAGGGCGAGAAGATACAGTATAAGCCAGCCTACAGCGACAAGGAGGAGGCGCTGATTGTGGCGAAGGACATCAAGCGCATCAAGCGACAGGACGATTGCGGCTATGATGATTTCGCCATTCTCTACCGCACCAATGCCCAGAGCCGAAGCTTCGAGGAGGAGTTCAGAAAGCAGGGTATTCCTTACCGCATCTATGGCGGACTGAGCTTCTACCAGCGCAAGGAAATCAAGGATATCATCGCTTATTTCCGACTCGTGGCAAATCCTGACGATGAGGAGGCGATTAAGCGAATCATCAATTATCCGGCGCGCGGCATCGGTGCTACCACGGTGGCAAAAGTGGCTGCCTGCGCCCACGAGAACCAGGTGAGCATCTGGGAGGTGATAGGCGAGGCGGCGCATTACGGGCTGAACGTGAACAAGGGTACCTTGACAAAGCTGGAGAATTTCCGACTGCTGATCAGTTCGTTCATCGACCGTTCGCATACGCTTGATGTGTATGCCCTGGGCGATGCCATCATCAAGGAGGCGAGAATCAGCGAGGATATCATGCAGGGCAAGGATGCCGACGACCTGGCAAGACAGGAGAACCTGGAGGAGTTCCTGAGCGGTATGCAGACCTTTGTGGCTGAGCGCCAGGAGGAGGGCAGGATGGATGAGACTTTCCTGACGGATTTCCTGCAGGATGTGGCGTTGCTGACGGATGCCGACAGTGACGGCGAGAAGGATGAGCCGAGGGTTTCGCTGATGACGGTTCATGCGGCGAAGGGTCTGGAATTTGCCACGGTTTTCGTGGTGGGTTTGGAGGAGAACATTTTCCCGAGTCCGATTGCGGCTACCACGATGAGGGAGCTGGAGGAGGAGCGCCGCCTGCTGTATGTGGCGATAACCCGTGCCGAGAAGCATTGCATCCTGACGAATGCGCAAAATCGGTTCAGATATGGCAAAATGGAGTTTGACAATCCGAGCCGATTTATAGAAGAGATTGATCCTGAGTTGATTGAGGAAGAGGGAATGAAGTCGAGATCATCATTTGGTGGCTATGGAAGAAGAAGTTCCTATGGTTCAGATAGAAGTTCCTATGGTTCAGATAGGAGTTCCGGCAGAGATTCTTATGGTTCAGATGGCGGTTATGGCGGAAGAATGCCGTGGGATTCTAAGTCTGTGTCATCGCAGTTTAAGGCAGATCCGAAGCCATCCTATACATCGCCGAAGCCAAAGCCAACTGCATCATCTGCATCATTCTCTTCATCATTAAAGCCTGCATCTGCTGCATCATCCTCTTCTTCATTGAAGCCTGCATCATCATCTTCTTCTTCTCTTCGAGAAGGATGCAAGATAGAGCATCAGCGTTTCGGCATAGGTGAAGTTTTGAAGCTTGAAGGCTCTGGCGAGAATGCCAAGGCAACGGTGGCATTCACCCATGCCGGCACCAAGCAGCTTCTGCTGAAGTTTGCAAAATATACGATTATCGAATAG
- a CDS encoding HesA/MoeB/ThiF family protein: MDLTEEQIERYSRHILLQDVGLEGQEKLLNAKVLIIGAGGLGSPVALYLAAAGVGHIGIVDADVVDLSNLQRQVIHQTKDLNTPKVESAKEKMIAINPDVEVTTYHTFLASDNAEEIIKPWDFIIDATDNFPAKFLINDACVRLGKAFSHGGILRFQGQTFTHLPGTACYRCFFKEPPPAGTVPTSSQAGVLGAIAGMLGTIQAAEALKYFLGVGELLTDRLLTFDAKTMNFRTIKVKKRASCEICGD, encoded by the coding sequence ATAGATTTAACAGAAGAACAGATTGAAAGATACAGCCGCCACATCCTCCTTCAGGATGTAGGACTCGAGGGACAGGAAAAGCTCCTCAATGCCAAGGTGCTCATCATTGGTGCCGGAGGCTTGGGTTCCCCAGTAGCCCTCTACCTCGCTGCGGCTGGCGTGGGACATATCGGTATCGTGGACGCCGATGTGGTTGACCTCAGTAACCTGCAACGCCAGGTCATCCACCAGACCAAGGACTTGAACACTCCTAAGGTGGAAAGTGCCAAGGAGAAGATGATTGCCATCAATCCTGATGTGGAGGTGACAACATATCATACTTTCCTCGCCTCAGACAATGCCGAGGAAATCATCAAGCCATGGGATTTCATCATCGATGCCACAGACAACTTCCCTGCGAAGTTCCTCATCAATGATGCCTGTGTGCGCTTGGGCAAGGCATTCTCGCATGGCGGCATCCTGAGATTCCAGGGCCAGACCTTTACCCACCTGCCAGGCACGGCATGTTACCGTTGCTTCTTCAAGGAACCACCTCCAGCAGGCACTGTTCCTACCAGTAGCCAGGCAGGCGTTCTGGGAGCCATCGCCGGTATGCTCGGAACCATTCAGGCTGCCGAGGCATTGAAGTACTTCCTCGGTGTAGGCGAACTGCTCACCGACCGACTGCTCACCTTCGATGCCAAGACGATGAACTTCCGCACCATCAAGGTGAAGAAGCGTGCATCCTGCGAAATCTGCGGCGACTAA
- a CDS encoding acyl-CoA carboxylase subunit beta — MSKQVEKIKELIAKREQARLGGGEKAIEKQHARGKYTARERIEMLVDAGSFEEYDMFKLHRCTNFGMEKKQYLGDGVVAGSATIAGRLVYVYAQDFTVNGGSLSETMAQKICKVMDMAMTMGAPVICMNDSGGARIQEGICALAGYGEIFERNILASGVIPQISAIMGPCAGGAVYSPGLTDFIIMKEQTSYMFLTGPKVVKTVTGEDIDAEHLGGASVHATKSGVTHFAAKTEEEAIEMIKSLLSFIPSNNTEEAPRVECTDPIDRMDDSLNEIIPEDPNQAYDMYKVIGAVTDNGEFFEVQPKFAKNIITGFARFNGQSVGIVANQPAAYAGVLDVNASRKAARFVRFCDAFNIPIVSLVDVPGFLPGTGQEYNAVILHGAQLLYAYGEATVPKITITLRKSYGGSHIVMGCKQLRADLNFAWPSSEIAVMGASGAVAVLCGKEAKAKKEAGEDVKAFLAEKEQEYTDKFANPYQAAQYGYIDDVIEPRNTRFRICRGLAQLATKRQNLPAKKHGCMPM; from the coding sequence ATGAGTAAACAAGTAGAAAAGATTAAGGAGCTGATCGCTAAGCGCGAACAGGCTCGTCTTGGCGGTGGCGAGAAGGCCATCGAGAAGCAGCATGCACGTGGCAAATATACCGCTCGTGAGCGTATCGAAATGTTGGTTGACGCTGGTAGCTTCGAGGAGTATGACATGTTCAAGTTGCACCGTTGCACTAACTTCGGCATGGAGAAGAAGCAGTACCTCGGTGATGGTGTGGTAGCTGGTAGCGCTACTATAGCAGGCCGCCTGGTTTACGTATATGCTCAGGACTTCACCGTAAACGGTGGTTCACTCTCTGAGACAATGGCACAGAAGATCTGCAAGGTGATGGATATGGCTATGACCATGGGTGCACCTGTAATCTGCATGAACGACTCAGGCGGTGCTCGTATTCAGGAAGGTATCTGCGCTCTTGCCGGCTATGGTGAGATCTTCGAGCGCAACATCCTCGCTTCTGGTGTCATCCCACAGATTTCTGCTATCATGGGCCCTTGCGCCGGTGGTGCAGTTTACTCTCCAGGTTTGACCGACTTCATCATCATGAAGGAGCAGACTTCTTACATGTTCCTGACTGGTCCTAAGGTGGTTAAGACCGTAACTGGTGAGGATATCGATGCAGAGCACCTTGGTGGTGCATCTGTTCACGCAACCAAGAGTGGTGTAACCCACTTCGCTGCTAAGACAGAGGAAGAGGCTATCGAGATGATCAAGAGCCTGCTCTCTTTCATCCCTAGCAACAATACAGAAGAGGCTCCACGCGTAGAGTGCACAGACCCTATCGACCGTATGGACGACTCTCTGAACGAGATTATCCCTGAGGATCCTAACCAGGCATACGATATGTATAAGGTAATCGGCGCCGTAACCGATAACGGTGAGTTCTTCGAGGTTCAGCCTAAGTTCGCCAAGAACATCATCACAGGTTTCGCCCGCTTCAATGGTCAGAGCGTTGGTATCGTAGCCAACCAGCCAGCAGCTTACGCAGGTGTACTCGATGTAAACGCTAGCCGCAAGGCAGCCCGCTTCGTCCGTTTCTGCGATGCCTTCAATATTCCTATCGTATCTCTCGTTGACGTACCAGGATTCTTGCCAGGTACAGGTCAGGAGTACAATGCTGTCATCCTTCACGGTGCACAGTTGCTCTACGCTTACGGCGAGGCTACCGTGCCAAAGATTACTATCACATTGCGTAAGAGCTATGGTGGTAGCCACATCGTGATGGGTTGCAAGCAGTTGCGTGCCGACTTGAACTTCGCTTGGCCATCTTCAGAGATTGCCGTAATGGGTGCCAGCGGTGCCGTTGCCGTTCTCTGTGGTAAGGAAGCTAAGGCTAAGAAGGAAGCTGGCGAGGATGTAAAGGCATTCCTGGCAGAGAAGGAGCAGGAGTATACAGACAAGTTTGCTAATCCATATCAGGCAGCTCAGTATGGTTACATTGATGACGTTATCGAGCCACGTAACACCCGTTTCCGCATCTGCCGTGGTTTGGCTCAGCTCGCAACCAAGCGTCAGAACTTGCCAGCTAAGAAGCATGGCTGTATGCCAATGTAA
- a CDS encoding dehydrogenase: protein MADNFLERHREDYEQRKAAWLRKKRHLPKLKTPAQIQRPDDEAL from the coding sequence ATGGCAGATAATTTCCTTGAACGCCACCGCGAAGATTACGAGCAGCGCAAAGCTGCATGGCTCAGAAAGAAGCGCCATCTGCCCAAGCTGAAAACGCCAGCGCAGATTCAGCGGCCGGATGACGAAGCATTATAG
- the panD gene encoding aspartate 1-decarboxylase: MQIEVLKSKLHCVTVTEANLNYMGSITIDEDLMDAANLIAGEKVQIVDNNNGERLETYIIKGERGSGCICLNGAAARKVQVGDTVIIIAYALMDFEEAKTFKPTVVFPKEGNKV, encoded by the coding sequence ATGCAGATTGAAGTATTGAAGAGTAAGCTCCATTGTGTGACTGTGACTGAGGCGAATCTGAACTACATGGGCAGCATCACGATAGATGAGGACTTGATGGACGCAGCTAATCTGATAGCAGGCGAGAAGGTGCAGATTGTGGATAACAACAATGGTGAGCGCCTGGAGACCTATATCATCAAGGGTGAGCGTGGCAGCGGCTGCATCTGTCTGAACGGTGCTGCGGCACGCAAGGTTCAGGTGGGTGACACGGTGATTATCATCGCCTATGCCCTGATGGACTTTGAGGAGGCAAAGACCTTCAAGCCTACCGTGGTTTTCCCAAAAGAGGGAAACAAGGTATAG
- the panC gene encoding pantoate--beta-alanine ligase: MKVFNKIVDLQSELDQCRKEGKEIGLVPTMGALHEGHASLVKRSVKENGATVVSVFLNPTQFNDKGDLDRYPRTLDADCKLVEACGADYVFAPSVEEVYPTPDTRHFEFPPVSTVMEGAKRPGHFNGVCQVVSRLFDIVNPTRAYFGEKDWQQIAVIKQLVKFMGSSVKIVECPIIRDEDGLAKSSRNTLLAADERAIAPAIFKALKASVEYAKNHSVKETHDKVVNEINAVDGLEVEYFQIVDGDSLQDVASWDESDYVVGCITVYCGKTPIRLIDHIKYKG, translated from the coding sequence ATGAAAGTATTCAATAAGATTGTTGACCTCCAGAGCGAACTTGACCAGTGTCGCAAGGAGGGAAAGGAGATTGGCCTTGTGCCTACAATGGGTGCGCTTCACGAGGGTCACGCCTCGTTGGTGAAGCGAAGTGTGAAGGAAAATGGTGCTACGGTGGTTTCGGTGTTCCTGAACCCTACGCAGTTTAACGACAAGGGTGACCTGGACCGCTATCCTCGTACCCTGGATGCCGACTGCAAGCTGGTGGAGGCGTGTGGTGCCGACTATGTGTTTGCGCCTTCGGTGGAGGAGGTGTATCCTACTCCTGATACCCGTCATTTTGAGTTTCCACCGGTGAGCACGGTGATGGAGGGTGCCAAGCGCCCGGGTCACTTCAACGGTGTGTGCCAGGTGGTGAGCCGCCTGTTTGACATCGTTAACCCAACCCGTGCCTATTTCGGCGAGAAGGACTGGCAGCAGATTGCGGTGATCAAGCAGCTGGTGAAGTTCATGGGCAGCAGCGTGAAGATTGTGGAGTGCCCTATCATCCGCGATGAGGACGGCTTGGCAAAGAGTAGCCGCAACACTTTGCTGGCTGCTGACGAGCGTGCCATTGCTCCTGCTATCTTCAAGGCTTTGAAGGCGAGCGTGGAGTATGCCAAGAATCACAGTGTGAAGGAGACTCACGACAAGGTGGTGAACGAAATCAACGCCGTGGACGGACTGGAGGTGGAGTATTTCCAGATTGTGGATGGCGACAGCCTGCAGGATGTGGCTTCATGGGATGAGAGTGATTATGTGGTAGGTTGCATCACCGTTTACTGCGGCAAGACTCCTATCCGCCTGATTGACCATATCAAGTATAAAGGATAA
- a CDS encoding biotin/lipoyl-containing protein — MKEFKYTIDGKEYKVQIDGVEGNIASVNVNGEAYKVEMEQEAEPEKKKVVLGQPAAASDDAEATPAANVNTANAVKAPLPGTITSIEVAVGLEVKAGDTVVVLEAMKMQNNIEAEKDGKVTAICVKPGQAVLEEDALVVIE; from the coding sequence ATGAAAGAGTTTAAATATACAATTGACGGAAAAGAGTATAAGGTTCAGATTGACGGTGTTGAGGGTAACATCGCAAGCGTGAACGTGAATGGCGAAGCTTACAAGGTTGAGATGGAACAGGAGGCTGAGCCAGAGAAGAAGAAGGTAGTGCTCGGTCAGCCTGCCGCTGCATCTGATGATGCTGAGGCTACTCCAGCTGCCAACGTAAACACAGCCAACGCTGTGAAGGCTCCTCTCCCTGGTACTATCACCAGCATCGAGGTAGCAGTTGGTCTGGAGGTGAAGGCAGGTGACACTGTTGTCGTTCTCGAGGCTATGAAGATGCAGAACAACATCGAGGCTGAGAAGGATGGCAAGGTTACAGCTATCTGCGTAAAGCCTGGTCAGGCTGTACTCGAAGAGGATGCGCTCGTGGTTATCGAGTAA
- a CDS encoding DUF5723 family protein, with product MKILSKKYILSASLLVLSGAAMAQNLNSAYFTEGYHYRHNLNPAFGDSCSFISIPALGNISVNTRGNFGYQDVVMKNPMYGQPGQKRMTTFMNPYISTGDALKGFSKGDNKIVGDVNLTILAAGFKAFGGYNTIELSEKTSFGMVLPYELFEFAKNTGNQNYNIGDVSLRARSYAELALGHSHQINEKLRVGAKLKFLLGVGAADVDLKNVQANLAGTDQWTLSGEGTAQVSVKGFTYKSKVSEYNDPSHVSPDGKQGKYEHVDDVDVDGFGLNGFGMALDLGAEYKINDDWRVSAAVMDLGFINWSNNMKAVNAKNQFVFNGFHDTTVGSGSGGTLDDKMDSYGDQLSDFANLKDMGDAGSRSTALAATINLGAEYTLPMYKKLSFGALSSTRLNGSYTWTEGRVSANWKPLRWLDGGVNFAVNSFSTSMGWVLNIHPSGYNLFIGMDHLLGKTSKEFIPLSSNASIAIGMNVAWGGVSQKKLEKESKKKAVAEL from the coding sequence ATGAAGATTTTATCAAAGAAATATATCCTCTCGGCATCCCTGCTGGTGCTGAGTGGCGCAGCGATGGCGCAGAACTTGAACTCTGCCTATTTCACTGAGGGCTATCACTATCGCCACAACCTGAATCCTGCCTTTGGCGATTCATGCAGTTTCATCTCTATCCCGGCTTTGGGAAACATCAGCGTGAATACCCGTGGTAACTTCGGCTATCAGGACGTGGTGATGAAGAATCCGATGTACGGACAGCCGGGACAGAAGCGAATGACCACCTTCATGAACCCTTACATCTCTACGGGCGATGCGCTGAAGGGTTTCAGCAAGGGCGATAATAAGATTGTGGGCGACGTGAACCTCACCATCCTTGCCGCTGGCTTCAAGGCTTTTGGCGGATACAACACCATCGAACTGAGCGAGAAGACCAGCTTCGGCATGGTGCTTCCTTACGAGCTCTTTGAGTTTGCCAAGAACACGGGCAACCAGAATTACAACATCGGCGACGTGAGTCTGCGTGCCCGTTCATACGCTGAGCTGGCGCTGGGCCATTCCCATCAGATTAACGAAAAACTGAGAGTGGGTGCCAAGTTGAAGTTCCTGCTGGGTGTGGGCGCTGCCGACGTGGATTTGAAGAATGTGCAGGCTAATCTGGCGGGCACAGACCAGTGGACGCTTTCGGGTGAGGGAACCGCACAGGTTTCCGTGAAGGGCTTTACTTACAAGAGCAAGGTTTCGGAGTATAACGACCCTAGCCACGTTTCGCCAGACGGCAAACAGGGCAAGTATGAGCATGTGGACGATGTGGACGTGGATGGATTCGGACTGAACGGATTCGGCATGGCACTGGATCTGGGTGCTGAATATAAGATTAACGACGACTGGAGGGTGAGTGCTGCCGTGATGGACCTGGGTTTCATCAACTGGAGCAACAACATGAAGGCGGTGAATGCCAAGAACCAGTTTGTTTTCAACGGTTTCCATGATACCACTGTGGGCAGCGGTTCGGGCGGAACCCTGGATGACAAGATGGACAGTTACGGCGACCAGCTTTCTGATTTCGCCAATCTGAAGGATATGGGCGATGCCGGAAGCCGTTCTACGGCGTTGGCTGCTACCATCAACCTGGGTGCTGAATACACCCTGCCTATGTATAAGAAACTGTCGTTCGGTGCCCTGAGCAGTACCCGTCTGAACGGTTCCTACACCTGGACCGAGGGTAGAGTGAGTGCCAACTGGAAGCCTCTGAGATGGCTGGATGGCGGCGTGAACTTCGCCGTGAACAGTTTTTCAACCAGCATGGGTTGGGTGCTGAACATCCATCCTAGCGGCTATAACCTCTTCATCGGCATGGATCATCTTCTGGGCAAGACCAGCAAGGAGTTCATCCCTCTGAGTTCCAACGCCAGCATCGCCATCGGCATGAACGTGGCGTGGGGTGGCGTAAGCCAGAAGAAACTGGAGAAGGAATCGAAGAAAAAGGCTGTGGCCGAGTTGTAA